From the genome of Triticum aestivum cultivar Chinese Spring chromosome 3B, IWGSC CS RefSeq v2.1, whole genome shotgun sequence, one region includes:
- the LOC123071659 gene encoding protein NRT1/ PTR FAMILY 8.1: MEPVEVESKGLQGDADRRTSMRDRRSSWGYVFILVNNCLQYSAYYGVSTNLVNYLKVQLHSGSKAAANSVTNWQGTASITPLAAGFLADSFLGRYWTITLFLFISVAGYGVVAASASAALESAVFYAGLYLVALGGALQPVLSSFGADQFDAESDEEERGRQSSFFNWFYLSIVVGSLVGGTVLVWVQSAHGWRLGYGIPALLSVLAVALFLTGTGAYRRHQPPGGSPLTRIAQVVVAAARKCDVEIPTDATLLHECDGGDGMSAIQGSRRLAHTDEFRFLDKAAVETAGDRVRPASPWWLCTVTQVEETKCVLRLLPVWACGIIFAAAYTQITTTFILQGDTLDPRAGRFRVPAAVLTVFDTLSVMLWVPLYDRAVVPLVRRLTGHRRGFTQLVRMGVGFVILTLAMLAAGTLEVARRRVVALHGTYTGADGAEYVPMSIFWQVPQYVVVGAAEVFTFIGQMEFFYDQAPDAMRSVCSGLSSAAFALGNYASSALVAVVVRVTTRGGRPGWIPDDINDGHLDYFFWLLAMLCTGNFGAYLLVARWYTYKKTAD, encoded by the exons ATGGAACCGGTAGAAGTAGAATCAAAAGGCCTGCAGGGTGACGCCGATCGCCGGACGTCGATGAGAGATCGCCGGAGTTCGTGGGGCTACGTTTTCATCCTCG TGAACAACTGCCTCCAGTACAGTGCTTACTACGGCGTGTCGACGAACCTGGTGAACTACCTCAAGGTCCAGCTGCACTCCGGCAGCAAGGCCGCCGCCAACAGCGTCACCAACTGGCAGGGCACCGCCTCCATCACGCCGCTCGCGGCCGGCTTCCTCGCCGACTCTTTCCTCGGCAGGTACTGGACCATcaccctcttcctcttcatctccgTCGCGGGGTACGGCGTCGTGGCGGCGAGCGCGTCTGCGGCGCTGGAGAGCGCGGTGTTCTACGCGGGACTGTACCTGGTGGCGCTGGGCGGCGCGCTGCAGCCGGTCCTGTCGTCGTTCGGGGCCGACCAGTTCGACGCCGAGTCCGACGAGGAGGAGCGCGGGCGGCAGAGCTCCTTCTTCAACTGGTTCTACCTGTCCATCGTCGTGGGCTCACTCGTGGGCGGCACCGTCCTGGTGTGGGTGCAGTCCGCCCACGGCTGGCGGCTCGGCTACGGCATCCCGGCgctgctcagcgtgctcgccgtCGCCCTGTTCCTCACCGGCACTGGCGCGTACCGCCGCCACCAGCCCCCCGGCGGCAGCCCGCTCACCAGGATCGCGCAGGTTGTGGTCGCCGCCGCCAGGAAGTGCGACGTGGAGATCCCGACCGACGCCACGCTGCTGCACGAGTGTGACGGTGGCGACGGCATGTCAGCGATTCAGGGGAGCCGCCGCCTCGCGCACACTGACGAGTTCAG GTTCTTGGACAAggcggcggtggagacggcggGCGACAGGGTGCGGCCAGCGAGCCCGTGGTGGCTGTGCACGGTGACTCAGGTGGAGGAGACCAAGTGTGTGTTGCGGCTGCTGCCGGTGTGGGCGTGCGGCATCATCTTTGCGGCCGCCTACACGCAGATCACCACCACCTTCATCCTTCAAGGGGACACGCTGGACCCGCGCGCCGGCCGTTTTCGTGTGCCCGCCGCCGTGCTCACCGTCTTCGACACACTCAGCGTCATGCTCTGGGTGCCGCTCTACGATCGCGCCGTCGTCCCGCTCGTGCGCCGCCTCACGGGCCACCGCCGCGGGTTCACGCAGCTGGTGCGCATGGGCGTGGGCTTCGTCATCCTCACGCTCGCCATGCTCGCCGCCGGCACACTCGAAGTCGCACGACGGCGCGTCGTCGCGCTTCACGGCACCTACACCGGCGCGGACGGCGCAGAGTACGTGCCGATGTCGATATTCTGGCAGGTGCCGCAGTACGTGGTGGTAGGCGCGGCGGAGGTGTTCACGTTTATCGGGCAGATGGAGTTCTTCTATGACCAGGCGCCAGACGCCATGCGGAGCGTCTGCTCGGGGCTCTCCAGCGCGGCGTTTGCGCTGGGCAACTACGCGAGCTCGGCGCTCGTGGCCGTCGTGGTGCGCGTGACGACGAGGGGCGGGCGGCCCGGGTGGATCCCCGACGACATCAACGACGGACACCTTGACTACTTCTTCTGGCTGCTCGCCATGCTCTGCACCGGCAACTTCGGTGCGTACCTGCTCGTCGCACGGTGGTATACCTACAAGAAGACCGCTGACTAA